One region of Gigantopelta aegis isolate Gae_Host chromosome 7, Gae_host_genome, whole genome shotgun sequence genomic DNA includes:
- the LOC121377566 gene encoding proline-rich transmembrane protein 1-like, translating into MNRQGPMPNGAPNPNNSQNMMQPQRVIVIEQPHPNAMVVHGPVPDHTALAICATLCCCCPLGIIALIRAQDAKRASDMGDVWNGHRLARSSQQLSIIGIICGCVCILPSLITFILVILLLNGVCSEFGC; encoded by the exons GACCAATGCCTAATGGTGCTCCAAACCCTAACAACAGTCAGAACATGATGCAACCACAAAGAGTGATAGTC ATCGAACAGCCCCACCCTAACGCGATGGTGGTACATGGGCCCGTCCCCGACCACACGGCACTTGCAATATGTGCCACTCTCTGTTGCTGCTGTCCTTTAGGAATCATCGCCCTTATACGAGCACAAGAT gcgAAGCGTGCGTCAGATATGGGTGACGTATGGAACGGACACAGGCTTGCCCGTTCCTCCCAACAACTTTCTATCATCGGCATCATTTGCGGATGTGTCTGTATTCTACCAAGCCTTATTACGTTCATCCTTGTTATCCTCCTACTAAACGGGGTGTGTTCCGAATTCGGCTGTTGA